One Pseudodesulfovibrio cashew DNA window includes the following coding sequences:
- a CDS encoding respiratory chain complex I subunit 1 family protein codes for MNTLILVIIGIVVAPLVGGLIAGLDRRITAWFQSRQGPPIMQAFYDVAKLLGKEKMVVNQWQILCAWVYLIAAAVSVALFFAQGDLLLVFFVQAVGAVFLVMGAMAAKSPYSQVGAQRELMQILAYEPVLILVFVGFFLVTGSFSIEAVWQLDQPLIAKMPLLYLALGYALTIKLRKSPFDFSTSHHGHQELVKGVLTEYSGPYLALVEIAHWYETVLVLGLCALFWSTNVAWMAVLLIGTYLLEILVDNTMARMTWRWMLKRVWLLGMGMSVVNLIWLYAG; via the coding sequence ATGAATACGCTCATACTCGTCATCATCGGAATTGTGGTGGCCCCGCTTGTCGGCGGCCTGATCGCCGGTCTGGACCGCCGCATCACCGCCTGGTTCCAGTCCCGTCAGGGCCCGCCCATCATGCAGGCCTTCTATGACGTGGCCAAACTGCTGGGCAAGGAAAAGATGGTGGTAAACCAGTGGCAGATTCTCTGCGCCTGGGTCTACCTCATCGCCGCCGCGGTCTCCGTGGCCCTGTTCTTTGCCCAGGGCGATCTGCTGCTGGTCTTCTTTGTCCAGGCAGTGGGCGCGGTCTTCCTGGTCATGGGCGCCATGGCCGCCAAGTCGCCTTACTCCCAGGTTGGCGCGCAACGCGAGCTGATGCAGATTCTGGCCTACGAGCCGGTGCTCATCCTCGTGTTCGTGGGCTTCTTCCTGGTCACGGGCTCCTTCTCCATTGAGGCGGTCTGGCAGCTTGATCAGCCGCTCATCGCCAAGATGCCGCTGCTTTACTTGGCCCTGGGCTATGCCCTGACCATCAAGCTGCGAAAGTCGCCCTTTGACTTCTCAACCTCCCACCACGGTCACCAGGAACTGGTCAAGGGCGTGCTCACCGAGTACTCCGGCCCCTACCTGGCCCTGGTCGAAATCGCCCACTGGTACGAAACCGTCCTGGTGCTCGGCCTGTGTGCGCTGTTCTGGTCCACCAACGTGGCCTGGATGGCCGTGCTGCTCATCGGCACCTACCTGCTCGAAATCCTGGTGGACAACACCATGGCCCGCATGACCTGGCGCTGGATGCTCAAGCGCGTCTGGCTGCTCGGCATGGGCATGTCCGTCGTAAACCTCATCTGGCTGTACGCGGGGTAA
- a CDS encoding YgaP family membrane protein, which translates to MMIERIVRGMAGFFILLSLTLAYFHSPYWLWFTAFVGANLLQSAFTGFCPPSILLKKLGFKGCE; encoded by the coding sequence ATGATGATCGAACGCATCGTTCGCGGCATGGCCGGCTTTTTCATTTTGCTCAGCCTGACCCTGGCCTACTTCCATTCCCCCTACTGGCTCTGGTTCACCGCCTTTGTGGGCGCAAACCTGCTCCAGTCGGCCTTCACGGGCTTCTGCCCACCCTCCATCCTGCTCAAGAAGCTGGGCTTCAAGGGCTGCGAATAG
- a CDS encoding pyridoxamine 5'-phosphate oxidase family protein — MTQEKMQLIDDLVTHERHCVLATTDGIEPLCSLMTLFVDHAAMKFYFLSRKDSRKNINIKKHPHVSILIDRRDQGVALTVQGVYAPIKRAQTVEAITKMFLRKYPELEEFANHPDTELLRVNGQSAQLIQGVNEKFSTKLKNS; from the coding sequence ATGACACAAGAAAAAATGCAACTCATCGACGACCTGGTAACCCATGAGCGCCATTGCGTGCTGGCCACGACCGACGGCATAGAACCCCTGTGCTCGCTGATGACACTCTTCGTGGATCATGCGGCGATGAAGTTCTACTTCCTCTCCCGGAAGGACTCCCGCAAAAACATAAACATCAAGAAACACCCGCACGTGTCCATTCTCATCGACCGGCGGGACCAAGGTGTGGCCCTGACCGTCCAAGGCGTATACGCCCCCATCAAAAGGGCGCAGACCGTGGAGGCCATCACCAAGATGTTCCTACGCAAGTATCCGGAATTGGAGGAATTCGCCAACCACCCGGACACGGAACTGCTGAGGGTGAACGGCCAATCAGCCCAACTCATCCAGGGCGTAAACGAAAAATTCTCGACAAAATTAAAGAATTCCTAA
- a CDS encoding phosphatase PAP2 family protein translates to MHSTALKTALAALATALLIFLLYRYADRPLAEAAFALRDTAWHSMAKSLSLAADHLFFTFLIAAGLVVGALDGLQNGLTARSRHVLHFCLSVACAMLIGDALKEVFGRARPPLLFTKGIYGFFPMAGDYLHYSFPSGHTLRIFSAMTALGLILPRLRWPALGVALVVGASRVLALKHYPSDVLFGAFIGITAAVWAWRLLYPYGRERR, encoded by the coding sequence ATGCACTCCACGGCGCTCAAGACAGCCCTTGCCGCTCTGGCCACCGCCCTGCTCATCTTTCTCCTATACCGTTATGCGGACCGTCCCCTGGCCGAGGCGGCCTTCGCCCTCAGGGACACGGCGTGGCACAGCATGGCCAAATCCCTCTCCCTCGCGGCCGACCACCTGTTTTTCACTTTCCTGATTGCCGCAGGGCTTGTGGTGGGAGCCCTGGACGGGCTGCAAAACGGCCTGACCGCCCGCTCAAGGCACGTTCTCCACTTCTGCCTGAGCGTGGCCTGCGCAATGCTGATCGGAGACGCCCTCAAGGAAGTGTTCGGCCGGGCCAGGCCGCCACTGCTCTTCACCAAAGGAATCTACGGGTTCTTCCCCATGGCCGGGGACTACCTGCATTATTCCTTCCCCTCCGGGCACACCCTGCGCATTTTCTCCGCCATGACGGCGCTGGGCCTGATCCTGCCCCGGCTGCGCTGGCCAGCCTTGGGTGTCGCCCTGGTGGTGGGCGCAAGTCGAGTCCTCGCCCTGAAGCACTATCCGTCGGACGTGCTCTTCGGCGCATTTATCGGCATCACCGCCGCGGTCTGGGCATGGCGGCTTCTCTATCCCTACGGACGGGAACGTCGCTAG
- a CDS encoding NADH-quinone oxidoreductase subunit B family protein, which translates to MFGSFIKKSRAKSPWIMHFDCGSCNGCDIEVLACLTPLYDVERFGIINVGNPKHADVLLVTGTVNHRNKKVLKNIYDQMPEPKAVIAIGACGNTGGVFRDAYNVVGGVDKVIPVDVYVPGCPAKPEAIIDGVVAGLAKFAEKVEDAG; encoded by the coding sequence ATGTTCGGATCATTCATCAAGAAATCTCGCGCCAAGTCACCGTGGATCATGCATTTCGACTGCGGTAGCTGCAACGGCTGCGATATCGAGGTCCTGGCCTGCCTGACCCCCCTCTACGACGTGGAGCGGTTCGGCATCATCAACGTCGGCAACCCCAAGCACGCGGACGTGCTGCTGGTCACCGGAACCGTCAACCACCGGAACAAGAAGGTGCTCAAGAACATCTACGATCAGATGCCCGAGCCCAAGGCCGTCATCGCCATCGGCGCGTGCGGCAACACCGGAGGCGTGTTCCGTGACGCCTACAACGTCGTGGGCGGCGTGGACAAGGTCATACCCGTGGACGTCTATGTCCCGGGCTGCCCGGCCAAGCCGGAAGCCATCATCGACGGCGTGGTCGCCGGACTGGCCA
- a CDS encoding phosphoadenosine phosphosulfate reductase family protein, translating to MNEHSLEQKIRDVEQLLSDLLDKVGSEGIRVAWTGGKDSTVALFIWKALLDHRGLGPVQAINLDTGCKFPEVVAFRDRLAAEWGINLHIARPEVALDGYPLAADPVACCRELKVEPLRRAIRETGTTHLITGIRRDEHPDRAGRQPLEPRKDPDHVMVNPLLDWTETDIWALHHRFNIPHCKLYDRGYRSLGCLPCTAEPGASGGERAGRNPAKESVLNTLTSLGYF from the coding sequence ATGAACGAGCACTCCCTGGAACAAAAAATACGTGATGTCGAGCAGCTTCTCTCGGACCTCCTGGACAAGGTCGGGTCTGAAGGCATCCGCGTGGCCTGGACCGGGGGAAAGGACTCAACCGTGGCCCTGTTCATTTGGAAGGCGCTGCTCGATCATCGGGGGCTGGGGCCGGTACAGGCCATCAACCTCGACACCGGCTGCAAGTTTCCGGAGGTCGTGGCCTTCCGGGACAGGCTCGCGGCAGAGTGGGGCATTAACCTGCACATTGCCCGGCCTGAGGTTGCTCTGGACGGCTATCCCCTGGCCGCCGATCCGGTGGCGTGCTGCCGCGAACTCAAGGTGGAGCCGCTCAGGCGAGCTATTCGTGAGACAGGGACTACGCATCTGATCACTGGCATACGTCGGGACGAGCACCCGGATCGCGCTGGCCGCCAGCCCCTGGAGCCCCGCAAGGACCCGGACCATGTCATGGTCAATCCGCTACTCGATTGGACGGAGACGGATATCTGGGCCCTGCACCATCGTTTCAACATCCCGCATTGCAAACTCTATGACCGGGGATACCGCTCCCTGGGCTGCCTTCCGTGCACCGCCGAACCCGGCGCTTCCGGCGGTGAGCGTGCCGGGCGAAATCCTGCCAAGGAATCGGTCCTGAATACCCTCACCAGTCTCGGTTATTTTTGA
- a CDS encoding NADH-quinone oxidoreductase subunit L has protein sequence MSNLLLLLILLPVAAALVCYFVRSSAVRKLTVVANGAILTLASLALLGKGAFEPIAVGSFLGIGSDFLITVMDFALLGVIFFYGLKHKNLLIQGFTLAQAVLLAWFEFFVVEHAEVPALAGDQLSIIMVLVISIIGSLICIYALPYMKEHEEHLHLKTSRQPRFFFFLVLFLGAMNGLVLANNVLWLYFFFEVTTLCSFMLIGHDATEIATRNSVRALWMNSLGGLAFVIGMMLVYAKTGTLDIAAILAAGPQGALMVAGVGFICLAGFTKAAQVPFQSWLLGAMVAPTPVSALLHSSTMVKAGVYVILRFAPAFEGTFLSTGVAICGAFTFLACAALGVGQSNGKKILAYSTVANLGLIICCAGINTPLAITAAVMMILFHAISKSLLFLCVGTIEHAIGSRDLEDMRGLYAKFPRTAMITVIGILTMMLPPFGVLMAKWMAIEAGASNIYVIVMLAMGSALMMVYLSRWAGSLMASRAADAAPERQAALIRLPLMALAAAAVILSLGSPWIYNSMVAPMFNAPPFTLSFGSLDAVSGSFVVVPLFIVLGLGLLYAMKAASGFRKTRIAPPYVAGANTPADMDGTYIGPMNGPVAYAAGNMYLGELFAEGKLTPVFNSLAVALIVLMLGGAL, from the coding sequence ATGTCGAATCTGCTACTTCTTCTCATCCTCCTGCCCGTTGCGGCGGCGCTGGTCTGCTACTTCGTTCGGTCAAGTGCCGTCCGAAAGCTGACAGTCGTGGCCAACGGTGCGATCCTTACGCTCGCATCGTTGGCTCTGCTGGGAAAGGGGGCCTTTGAACCGATAGCCGTCGGTTCATTCCTCGGCATCGGCAGCGACTTCCTGATTACGGTCATGGATTTTGCTCTGCTCGGTGTCATTTTCTTTTACGGTCTCAAACACAAGAACCTGCTGATTCAGGGTTTTACCCTGGCCCAGGCCGTGCTGTTGGCCTGGTTCGAGTTCTTCGTGGTGGAGCACGCCGAAGTGCCCGCGCTGGCCGGCGACCAGTTGTCCATCATTATGGTCCTGGTCATCTCCATCATCGGTTCCCTGATCTGCATTTATGCTCTTCCTTATATGAAGGAGCATGAAGAGCATCTGCACCTGAAGACGTCGCGCCAGCCCCGGTTCTTCTTCTTCCTGGTGCTGTTCCTGGGCGCCATGAACGGTCTGGTGTTGGCCAACAATGTGCTCTGGCTCTACTTCTTCTTTGAAGTGACCACCCTGTGTTCCTTCATGCTCATCGGCCACGACGCCACCGAGATAGCCACCCGGAACTCCGTTCGCGCCCTGTGGATGAACTCCTTGGGCGGTCTCGCCTTCGTCATCGGCATGATGCTGGTCTACGCCAAGACCGGCACCCTGGACATCGCCGCCATCCTGGCAGCCGGTCCGCAGGGTGCGCTGATGGTCGCGGGCGTGGGCTTCATCTGCCTGGCCGGGTTCACCAAGGCCGCGCAGGTGCCGTTCCAGTCCTGGCTGCTCGGTGCCATGGTCGCGCCGACTCCGGTCTCCGCGTTGCTGCACTCGTCCACCATGGTCAAGGCGGGCGTATACGTGATCCTGCGTTTTGCCCCGGCCTTTGAGGGTACCTTCCTTTCCACGGGCGTGGCCATCTGCGGCGCGTTCACATTCCTGGCCTGTGCCGCGCTGGGCGTCGGCCAGTCCAACGGAAAGAAGATCCTCGCCTACTCCACGGTGGCGAACCTGGGCCTGATCATATGCTGCGCGGGCATCAACACCCCGCTCGCCATTACCGCCGCAGTGATGATGATTCTCTTCCACGCCATCTCCAAGTCCCTGCTCTTCCTGTGCGTGGGCACCATCGAACATGCCATCGGGTCCCGTGACCTGGAGGACATGCGAGGCCTGTACGCCAAGTTCCCCCGCACCGCGATGATCACCGTCATCGGCATCCTGACCATGATGCTGCCGCCGTTCGGCGTGCTCATGGCCAAGTGGATGGCTATCGAGGCGGGCGCTTCCAACATCTACGTCATCGTCATGCTGGCCATGGGCTCCGCTCTGATGATGGTCTACCTGTCCCGCTGGGCCGGTTCGCTGATGGCCTCCCGCGCCGCCGACGCCGCTCCCGAGCGCCAGGCCGCGCTGATCCGGTTGCCGCTGATGGCTCTGGCCGCAGCAGCCGTGATCCTGTCCCTGGGCTCGCCCTGGATCTACAACTCCATGGTCGCCCCCATGTTCAACGCGCCTCCGTTTACCCTGAGCTTCGGCTCCCTGGACGCCGTCTCCGGCTCCTTCGTGGTGGTCCCGCTGTTCATCGTGCTCGGTCTGGGGCTCCTCTATGCGATGAAGGCCGCTTCCGGCTTCCGCAAGACGAGGATCGCGCCTCCCTACGTGGCCGGCGCAAACACCCCTGCCGACATGGACGGCACCTACATCGGACCCATGAACGGCCCGGTCGCTTACGCCGCGGGCAACATGTACCTGGGTGAGCTCTTTGCCGAAGGCAAGCTCACGCCGGTCTTCAATTCGCTGGCGGTCGCCCTGATCGTTCTCATGCTGGGAGGGGCTCTCTAA
- a CDS encoding L,D-transpeptidase family protein, whose amino-acid sequence MRLLIVVLSLMLCTAPALAGGWTPTLSSHDYGPRRMVAVDKEDQTLFMLERRSPLHELYRFPCTTGQSEGDKLVEGDLRTPEGVYFVGYRINQDLDWDLYGNLAYSLNYPNPVDRINGKTGGGIWIHGRGKTFVPRDTRGCVALKVPDMRYMSKEISYGMPVVIARDVEWTADPGENEVVADSLASELRDWAKTWQEQSDDFFKHYDPALMTLSEGQDFKGFVDHKRRIFASKAWIQVMVDNIRALPGPDYWVTWFDQYYRTTGMASTTGKRFYWKQDADGRWRIVGREYVPASEDLTDKYLAAKTGEAKAVVEAWRKAWLGMDTEAYGSLYAPQAVQGNRSGATSIVDYKKALWAKTPPVRVGVDHLTVAMHPQGLQVAFDQTFADKAGYSDFGRKTMVLVPDGKSWKIESEQWRRTR is encoded by the coding sequence TTGCGCCTATTGATCGTAGTCCTGTCACTGATGCTGTGCACCGCTCCGGCCCTGGCCGGAGGGTGGACTCCCACCTTGTCGTCCCATGACTACGGTCCGCGTAGGATGGTGGCCGTGGACAAGGAAGACCAGACGCTCTTCATGTTGGAGCGCCGCTCGCCCCTGCACGAGCTCTACCGCTTCCCGTGCACCACGGGACAGTCCGAGGGCGACAAGCTCGTGGAAGGCGACCTGCGCACGCCCGAGGGCGTCTACTTCGTGGGATACCGCATAAATCAGGACCTGGACTGGGACCTGTACGGCAACCTTGCCTATTCCTTGAACTATCCGAATCCGGTCGACCGCATCAACGGCAAGACCGGGGGGGGGATCTGGATTCACGGGAGGGGCAAGACCTTCGTGCCCCGCGACACCCGTGGCTGCGTCGCCCTGAAGGTTCCGGACATGCGCTACATGTCCAAGGAGATCAGCTACGGCATGCCCGTGGTCATCGCCAGGGACGTGGAGTGGACCGCCGATCCCGGCGAGAACGAGGTGGTGGCGGACTCCCTGGCCAGTGAGCTGCGCGACTGGGCCAAGACCTGGCAGGAGCAAAGCGACGACTTTTTCAAGCATTACGACCCGGCCCTGATGACCCTGTCCGAGGGGCAGGACTTCAAGGGGTTCGTGGATCACAAACGGCGGATTTTCGCGTCCAAGGCTTGGATTCAGGTCATGGTCGACAACATCCGCGCCCTGCCCGGACCGGACTACTGGGTTACCTGGTTCGACCAGTACTATCGCACCACGGGCATGGCTTCGACCACGGGCAAGCGATTCTATTGGAAGCAGGACGCCGACGGCCGGTGGCGGATCGTGGGGCGCGAGTATGTTCCCGCAAGCGAGGACCTGACCGACAAGTACCTGGCTGCCAAGACCGGCGAGGCCAAGGCAGTAGTCGAGGCGTGGCGCAAGGCCTGGCTCGGCATGGACACCGAGGCCTACGGCTCGCTCTACGCGCCGCAGGCGGTGCAGGGCAACCGGAGCGGCGCAACCAGCATTGTTGATTACAAAAAGGCATTGTGGGCCAAGACGCCGCCTGTTAGGGTCGGCGTTGATCACCTGACGGTCGCGATGCATCCCCAGGGCCTGCAGGTGGCCTTTGATCAGACATTTGCAGACAAGGCGGGCTATTCGGATTTCGGCCGCAAGACCATGGTCCTGGTGCCTGACGGGAAGTCCTGGAAAATCGAAAGCGAGCAGTGGAGACGGACACGGTGA
- the pyrE gene encoding orotate phosphoribosyltransferase codes for MNDMKAKLAKLLLELSYREGDFTLTSGKKSDYYFDCKQTALHAEGSYLIGRLFVDMLKDIDAKGVGGMTLGADPLVSSVTVVSHLEGRPMPGFIIRKKSKGHGTNQYLEGLANFGEGDKVVLLEDVCTTGGTLITAAERVRDAGLEIVGVLAVLDREEGGREKLKEAGLELRSIFTRAELLSAGGR; via the coding sequence ATGAACGACATGAAAGCCAAGCTTGCCAAACTCCTGCTGGAGCTCTCCTACCGCGAGGGGGATTTCACCCTGACCTCGGGCAAGAAGAGCGATTACTACTTTGACTGCAAGCAGACCGCCCTGCACGCCGAGGGGAGCTACCTCATCGGCCGACTCTTCGTCGATATGCTCAAGGATATCGACGCCAAGGGCGTGGGCGGAATGACCCTGGGGGCCGATCCCCTGGTGTCCAGCGTGACGGTTGTTTCCCATCTGGAAGGTCGCCCCATGCCGGGGTTCATCATCCGGAAGAAGTCCAAGGGGCACGGCACAAACCAGTACCTGGAAGGGCTGGCCAACTTCGGCGAGGGCGACAAGGTCGTGCTCCTGGAGGACGTCTGCACCACGGGCGGCACCCTGATCACGGCGGCTGAACGCGTGCGGGACGCGGGCCTCGAGATCGTCGGCGTGCTGGCCGTTTTAGACCGTGAAGAGGGCGGACGCGAAAAGCTCAAGGAAGCCGGGTTGGAACTGCGTTCCATCTTTACCCGCGCCGAGTTGCTGTCCGCAGGAGGCAGGTAG
- a CDS encoding M14/M99 family metallopeptidase translates to MKRVFFLMALTLAVFLAASPASAESWVHSFFADTQYPLKVVYLEGPLPGPTIMVQGGIQGDESAGFITAQLLTQAKVTRGNLLILPRANVPSINLHKRQINVDMNRRFDRDYNRFYEDRVARVIRYLLAQSNAFIHLHEGSGFYHPTYIDNLRNPMRYGQSIIVDTLVYDKIDLAHTVNSVLDELNRSIGASDYQFKLFNTRTFDKATDYPEMRKSLTCYALAEVGIPAMAVEVSKDIRQIDWKVRQQLAATVMLLNRLGVSVTPPDFTDADVRAYARKDVRVRVNGRLMEGNSAISLTPGATLSVEKESSGPQAFSPELALFASDRPGVNLIKARRMALEPFTELELRSDGKQVAKTRVRWTGKMPAGSADDKPVFVCWLNGNPTFVRDGQVLRTVVGDQLIMEGIWGSDRQEVVNLKGFVAIPWANNGQDLGWEIILDPGNFLERYAVASDRTGAVRYRVVRETPGAETAEFYVDIEPRRVHALRLACNSGQSLLIPWTSGGSYRLPVGEYVLEAAWSNGPGDKLVATAGNSPLEVGKPFKVEYGEPVRLTVRQATTFGDLGTMTFLAGGLALGDPAPGSRTTHLE, encoded by the coding sequence ATGAAACGTGTATTCTTTCTGATGGCGTTGACCCTGGCGGTCTTTCTCGCGGCTTCGCCCGCTTCAGCGGAGTCCTGGGTTCACTCGTTCTTTGCGGATACCCAGTATCCCCTCAAGGTGGTCTATCTGGAGGGCCCCCTGCCCGGGCCGACCATCATGGTCCAGGGCGGCATACAGGGCGATGAATCTGCCGGATTCATCACCGCTCAGCTTCTGACTCAGGCCAAGGTCACGCGCGGCAACCTGCTCATCCTGCCCCGGGCCAACGTGCCGTCGATCAACCTGCACAAGCGGCAGATCAACGTTGACATGAACCGGCGCTTCGACCGGGACTACAACCGCTTCTACGAAGACCGCGTGGCCCGCGTCATCCGCTACCTGCTGGCCCAGAGCAACGCCTTCATCCATCTGCACGAGGGCAGCGGTTTCTATCACCCCACGTACATCGACAACCTGCGCAACCCCATGCGCTACGGCCAGTCCATCATCGTTGACACCCTGGTCTATGACAAGATCGACCTGGCCCACACCGTCAACTCGGTCCTGGACGAGCTCAACCGCTCCATCGGGGCCAGTGACTACCAGTTCAAGCTGTTCAATACCCGGACTTTCGACAAGGCCACCGACTACCCCGAGATGCGCAAGTCGCTGACCTGTTACGCGCTGGCCGAGGTCGGCATCCCGGCCATGGCCGTGGAGGTATCCAAGGACATCCGACAGATCGACTGGAAGGTGCGCCAGCAGTTGGCGGCCACGGTGATGCTTCTGAATCGCCTGGGCGTGTCCGTCACCCCGCCCGACTTCACCGACGCCGACGTGCGTGCATACGCCCGCAAGGATGTCCGCGTGCGCGTCAACGGCCGGTTGATGGAAGGGAATTCGGCCATCAGCCTGACTCCGGGCGCGACCCTGTCCGTGGAGAAGGAGTCCTCCGGTCCTCAGGCGTTCTCCCCGGAGTTGGCCCTGTTCGCCTCGGACCGTCCCGGCGTCAACCTGATCAAGGCCCGGCGCATGGCCCTGGAGCCGTTCACCGAGCTGGAGCTGCGGAGCGACGGCAAGCAGGTGGCAAAGACCCGTGTCCGTTGGACCGGGAAGATGCCCGCCGGAAGCGCCGACGACAAACCCGTGTTCGTCTGCTGGCTCAACGGGAATCCGACCTTTGTCCGTGACGGCCAGGTCCTGCGCACTGTGGTCGGCGATCAGCTCATCATGGAGGGCATCTGGGGCAGTGACCGGCAGGAGGTGGTCAACCTCAAGGGGTTCGTGGCCATTCCCTGGGCCAACAACGGCCAGGACCTGGGTTGGGAGATCATACTCGATCCCGGCAATTTTCTGGAACGGTACGCCGTGGCGTCGGACAGGACCGGCGCGGTGCGCTACCGGGTGGTGCGCGAGACTCCCGGAGCGGAAACGGCGGAGTTCTATGTGGACATCGAGCCGCGCAGGGTGCATGCCCTGCGGCTGGCCTGCAACAGCGGTCAGTCCCTGCTCATCCCCTGGACCTCCGGCGGCAGCTACAGGCTGCCCGTAGGGGAATACGTGCTTGAGGCGGCCTGGTCCAACGGCCCCGGCGACAAGCTGGTTGCCACGGCGGGCAATTCCCCCCTGGAAGTGGGCAAGCCGTTCAAGGTGGAGTACGGCGAACCAGTGCGACTGACCGTGCGTCAGGCAACCACCTTTGGCGATCTCGGGACCATGACTTTTCTGGCGGGCGGGCTGGCTCTGGGCGATCCGGCCCCCGGCAGCCGGACAACGCACCTGGAGTGA
- a CDS encoding zinc-ribbon domain-containing protein has protein sequence MKCPSCGKSLNPRAVRCTGCGTRLIRPSDKLARKMTAGRGLSLACGGLLVWLAVFLFFNDAMLFGTITAVAGAALLFLGKTMNRR, from the coding sequence ATGAAGTGTCCCAGTTGCGGCAAATCGCTTAACCCGCGCGCCGTGCGCTGCACAGGCTGCGGAACCCGCCTGATCAGGCCCAGCGACAAGCTGGCCAGAAAGATGACGGCCGGGCGCGGGCTCTCCCTGGCCTGCGGCGGGCTGCTCGTCTGGCTTGCCGTGTTCCTCTTCTTCAACGACGCCATGCTGTTCGGCACCATCACCGCCGTGGCCGGAGCAGCGCTCCTGTTCCTCGGCAAGACCATGAACCGGAGATGA
- the purB gene encoding adenylosuccinate lyase — protein MLDRYSRPAMRELWTLENKFRVWLEVELAVTKGWTEMGEVPQEACDEIHEKADFELDRILEIEETTKHDVIAFLTAVEEKVGPSSRYIHLGCTSSDIVDTANGVLLTRAGAIVAEGIDRILDVLKDMAYRHKGLICMGRTHGIHAEPTTYGLKFTGFHAEFQRHKERFEAARENIRVGKLSGAVGTFAHLSPELEERACAILGLKADPHSTQIVQRDRYAQFFTALAMLAGGIERLGLELRHLQRTEVLEVEEGFSKGQKGSSAMPHKKNPISAENLCGLARVIRSNSLAAMENQALWHERDISHSSVERVIMPDTTALIDYMLHRMCGVLERLVVKEDNIQRNLMGSFGLFYSQRVLNKLIATGLKRQAAYEMVQKVAMRCWENKVQFEDEIRQDAEVNKHLASNDLDEAFDPSYYKRYEDVVFARVFEGK, from the coding sequence ATGTTAGATAGATACTCCCGTCCGGCGATGAGGGAATTGTGGACCCTGGAAAACAAGTTCCGGGTCTGGCTCGAGGTCGAACTGGCCGTAACCAAGGGATGGACCGAAATGGGCGAGGTGCCGCAGGAGGCCTGCGACGAGATCCATGAGAAAGCGGATTTCGAACTGGACCGCATCCTCGAGATCGAGGAGACCACCAAGCACGACGTCATCGCCTTCCTCACCGCCGTGGAGGAGAAGGTCGGCCCCAGTTCCCGGTACATCCACCTTGGCTGCACCTCCTCGGATATCGTGGACACCGCCAACGGTGTGCTCCTGACTCGGGCGGGCGCCATCGTGGCCGAGGGCATCGACCGTATTCTGGACGTCCTCAAGGACATGGCCTACCGCCACAAGGGCCTGATCTGCATGGGCCGGACCCACGGCATTCATGCCGAGCCCACCACCTACGGCCTCAAGTTCACCGGATTCCACGCCGAATTTCAGCGCCACAAGGAGCGCTTCGAGGCGGCCCGCGAGAACATCCGCGTGGGCAAGCTGTCCGGCGCGGTGGGCACCTTCGCCCATCTGAGCCCGGAGCTGGAGGAGCGCGCCTGCGCCATCCTCGGCCTCAAGGCCGACCCGCATTCGACCCAGATCGTGCAGCGCGACCGCTACGCCCAGTTCTTCACCGCCCTGGCCATGCTGGCCGGCGGCATCGAGCGTCTCGGCCTGGAGCTCAGGCATCTGCAGCGCACCGAGGTGCTGGAGGTGGAGGAAGGCTTCTCCAAGGGGCAGAAGGGCTCCTCGGCCATGCCGCACAAGAAGAATCCCATTTCCGCCGAGAACCTCTGCGGCCTGGCCCGGGTCATCCGGTCCAACTCCCTGGCCGCCATGGAGAACCAGGCTCTCTGGCATGAGCGCGACATCTCCCACTCCTCGGTGGAACGCGTGATCATGCCCGACACCACCGCCCTCATCGACTACATGCTGCACCGCATGTGCGGCGTGCTGGAGCGGCTGGTTGTCAAAGAAGACAATATTCAGCGCAACCTGATGGGTTCCTTCGGGCTGTTCTATTCCCAGCGTGTGCTCAACAAGCTCATCGCCACGGGCCTCAAGCGGCAGGCCGCCTACGAGATGGTCCAGAAGGTGGCCATGCGCTGCTGGGAGAACAAAGTCCAGTTCGAGGATGAGATCCGCCAGGATGCGGAAGTAAACAAACACCTTGCATCTAACGACCTTGACGAAGCTTTCGACCCCTCGTATTACAAGCGATACGAGGATGTGGTCTTTGCTCGCGTCTTCGAGGGGAAATAA